A region of the Apium graveolens cultivar Ventura chromosome 6, ASM990537v1, whole genome shotgun sequence genome:
atgcaaaaggaatgtggcagcctgttaagcagaaatttgagaacaaagaagcattaccatttccatgcaaattgtgaagatattcaaagatgctggaatagagtagtgaagtagcatggagttagactaaatatgtttattttattatcttgtcttattgtcatgtaaacttggtgatatataaaccaagtgtagctagtagaacaaataactaagcaaacacattttagaagagagatagaaaaagttctacttgtcaagaatttctctgtagtttgtttgtctaacttgtaagcagttgtgagctattcaagtttcacagggttctcattcaatatatatatatatatatatgatggatactttcaaatccaccagaaagttttaaaatcTTGTGTTTTtaatactttgtgttttgatttatataattcttccattccgcactttacaaatcaaacacttatatatatatattcagttagaacagtttttaaaatcttaaaaaagtaaccagaattacattcaaccccccttttgtaattcttgttgtattgttagggaataacagacATGAGGACTTTTTTCAATGCATTCCACATAtccttcatcttgagaaagaagatgcaggtacattttcaccttccagtggtgatagttgtctttgtccagaaataaAATCTCCACTCCAACATcttttttgttcatcttgttagttgttgtgatctttaaattctttgtacttcaagagtttgctctgataccaattgttattcccaaacaatctaacaaaaaattacagaagggggggggttgaatttaattctggctactttttgaattaagaactgttctactatgaatatataatagtgtttgatttagctaaagtgcagaatgaaagtattgaagaaatcaaacacaaagtaatcaaatacaagtatttaaaaacttcctggtggattgaatttatccaccagagatatatattaatatgagaactctgtgatgcaatgtctttgcacacagctgcttacaagttgaacttacaagaacagagaaattctttacagatatgGCTTTTTTTATTTCTCCGATAATTGCTTACTCACTTGTattttgttctacttgctacacttggtttatatattaccaagttacatgataaaaagataaacaaatcagataaaatgtttctagtctaatttcatgctccttcatttctcaatccagcatctttgaatatcttcagtttagaatggaaatgaaaatgcttatttgttctctaaaacctgtaaataggcttccacattccatttgcatacaatcaacgcatgtggctgtcaagtcactatcaactgctcttttgaatttgttcatccgttggaactcagttagatcattcgttgaaactctgtgggatcatctgttgagactttgttggatcatccgttgagagtctggttaatcatccgttgagactttaattgatcatctgttgaaactttagttgatcatccgttgaagccttgtggaacatccgttgagactatcttcatagcagttgactccatttcatttacacaagattacaaggcatctaatatttacaattaaccaacatatcttgcatatcaatctagtagtcaacatgacttaaaacattctacaacatctagttctctaaggcattataatatgcagaaatgtgttactaAACTTATTAAAATATAAGCTACCTTTTCAACGGACAttgaagtgatcatccgttgaaggctacaaattcacttaattaaatctactaagtgtttcgtttaacttatcatcaagtacacaatatattcctaacagctCCCCAATCTCACTTCATGTGATTAAAAATTTTTGCacgtttaacttatcatcaagtacacaacatattcctaacagttccCCAATCTCACTTCATGTGATTAGAAATTTTTGCACATGggcctaaaaataatttttatgtgaTAAGATTAATTGTTATAGTGCTCTTTTTAGGGAAGTTGGTGCAGTTTGAATTTTGAATGtctttgattttatttttaatttcaagaatttttaaattttgtGTATTAAACAATCAGAACACAAATTAGCTAATTATTTTCCGtatattatttattttccaaCCTGATTAAATTTGTCTCGACTGTACTATGTTTTATTTAATGAAAGCGgctttttattcataaaaaatatTTAACCCAAAATCATGaataattttctaatttttaaatatttcattAAAATGTTAAAAACAGAGAGGGGAAATTGAGCATTATCTCTTCCTCTCTTACTCGTAGATAAACCCTAACCCCCACAACTTCACTCACTGCTACACTTTCTCTCCAAATTAAAGAGCCATGGGAATTCTATCTTGGTGGAAAGGCTCTAAAGCCCCTCCATCTTCATCCCAGTCCAAACCCGACCCGAATACTCCACACAAACCCGAAGTTCCGGGCATGAACGGTGCAGTGGAAGTGACCCGACCCGCTCCAGTATCAGGCATCACAATCTTTGAATTCGGGTCAGTTGCGAATTCAACTGATAAGGTTACTCTTGCTGGGTACTGTCCTGTTTCCGATGATCTTGAGCCTTGTCGCTGGGAGGTTTTGCAGGCCACTGATTCCGAGGCGCCGCAGTTTCGTATTGTCTTTTGATTGCAATTCTGAATTGTTTGAAGGTTGTTTAACGAAACCCTTTTGTTAACTTCGTTGTAATTGAGAATTGGGGTTTTGAGTTCGGTTGTTATGAAGCAAGAAAATGTTTAGTttaattgattattatttaaaatttggAGCTTTCTTGAAAATCACACATTTTGAAGAAAGTAACTTTGAATGTTGCTTGAATACTGTTAATTAGCTCTATGTGATGCTGTCATGCTTATCTGCAATAATTTGAAGTTCTTAGCCTTTCGTTTGCAGCTTGCCGGTAATAATTTTTAGCTTACTTCTTGAAATAACTTGTAGAATGtcatattttatttacttttttatGTGTATTTGTTAGGAATTGAGGGCGTAAATGTTGTATAGTAAAGAAGTGTCGACGATCTTGATGTTAAAACAACCAAACATTCAAAGAAAATGCTTGTGGGGGGGTAGTTGTGGGAGAGTTGAACTTCTGTTCTGGTTAATAGGTATGGGATGGGAGGGTGAATTAAAAGTTGATGCTgtttttgtcaaaaaaaaaaagTTGATGCTGTTTGTTTTGACACAACAATGAAGTTTTTCCCGGTACCTGCGGATTCATTTGGATTGAAACACAAATGTGATTCTCATCCCGTAACCTTGAGGTACCCTCCATATTTCTACGAGCAAGTATTCTTTCGTCAAATATGTGAAGAACAAATTATCAATCAGCTGATTCTATATCAGTGATCATCAGTGTGGTGAATGTGATCATTCTTTTCAGCATTGTTGCCTTCTTTCACACCAAAGCAAGTCAGGAGGGACCGTTTAACTTAGTATCAATGATAAACCACAAACACTTGCATTGTTTTTAAAGAGAATTATAAAAAAGAATTGTCCTAAGTGCTACTTTTGCAAATATTATCTGTGCAATTACATACTGTACTCGCAAGTCATTGTATAGTTCTCTAAGTTACAATATAACATGAAACGTGTTCTTTCCTTTTTCTTTATTTATCTGCACTTCTTCTATTCAAGAATCTTTTCCGGGGACATCAAATATGTCACTGGTTGTCTGTCTATAGTTCCATCCAGCACACTATTCATATGTAAGAAACTTGAGCAGAAGAAAACAGTTGCCAAACAAGACAGCTACAATGGATACAGAACAAGCTAGTAGTAGTAATAGTAGCCCTGATAAAAAAGAACAAGCTAGTAGATGCTAGTTTTAACTTATAAGAGGTTGGTTCTTATAACTACAAATAGAGAATTGGTTCATTTTTTTGATTATTCTAGGTACAAAACAAGAGCTTATCGAAGATGAGTGGCCCTATTTAAAGTTGAGATTTCATTTATTTTTTAGTTCTGATAAATACTCATCGGAATTCCTGAACCCAAAATGGCGTATGAAATATGAAAGCGCGCAAAGATTTCGAACATCAGGCCATGGGGggcccccccccccccccccccccaagCGGCCCAACTCTACATTACTATTACTACAAGGGGTTAAGAAAAAGCCTTTGCCATAacttaaattatatttttcattggaaaaaaagaagaagaaaatagtACTTATTTTGGTTCATTTATATTTTTGCAAATTGATTTCATGAAAATGAAAATTATTTactatttttattaatttttatatattagaAATCATgcattattattaataaatttatagAAACTGATAATAATTGATGTAttaaaaacaactttaaataTTAAATTACTTTTTAAGTAAAATGTAACCTTGTTAGTCGTGAAAAAGTAATTCAAGTGACGCGTTCAGAAAAATGCTCCCTCTATTTCATTTTAATAGTCGCTTGACTTTTCTGCACTTATTTCTAAGTGTTTTGACCACAtagttaaaaaaataatttttaaaattttcttttcttgaataaaaatatataacttaaacttttatttataaaaagaaaattttaaaaataataatttttactGTGCGGTCAATGTATCCTAAAATATGTGCAAAAAAAGTCAAGAGACAAATAAAATGAAATGGAGGTAGTAGTAATTTTAAGGTCATATAGTCGATTACGGCATACTGAAACTCGGGAACAGGACGGATATCTCTCTTAAGTTTATAAAGAACCAAGCCAACAGGCTGCTCACCTCAAGGCCAGAGCCCTTGTTTGTTAAATCTATGTATCTGTATAAAGAAAAACCCTGGTATCCTATGTGTCGCTTCCCCTAATCCTAATCTCAGAATATCTTTTTCTCCGATTTCGCCAATTTCCTTCTTCCGGGCTTACGCTTTATTGTTTCACATTATTAGATTTGTGTCTTTCCGTCTCCTTCGCAATTGTTTGGCTGCGAATTCAGAGGGTCTTGCAAACTTTTGTAACGGAAGTCCATCATATGCTCAGAATTAACATATAAATACTCGCTTCCAAAATCACGGAGTAGTTCCACGTAGCAGTCTATTAAAAAGGGTGTGTTCCCAACTTGTTTGTTTGTTTTCACAGTACCTCAACTatttaataaatagatttaatGGTTCGTTGGCAGCACAATTCTTTAAGACAATTACTTTCAACTGGagttatcactattgactatatcAAGTCAAATGGTAATACTGCGCATCCGCTAACCAAAGAATTAAGTAGAGAGTTAATTGAGAAATCATCAAAAGGAATGGGACTAAAACTTATAATAAAAGTTGATACAAAGGAAACCCAACCTTGTTGACCGAAGATCTCAAGATCTTGGTTCAAAGGAACAACCTAATTGTAAAGATTTGGTGAGATCACTGTGGGGGTTTTACTCCTGGGTCCATTCTTATGATGAACACAGTGATAAAATATTGAAAATGCTAAGTTATGCTTATAATGATCCTTATTTGTCGATATATCGAACAATAATATTTCTGTATTATTTTAGAGATCACCAATGTAAGTGAAGTGGGGTCGTTTCAAGAAGGAATTGCTGAGACTAATTTTGGGAAAAACTCACAAAACCAGGCTAAAACTCACGACCAAAATGGGCTTAACAGTGAAAACTGAATAAATATAGGAAAGAATCCAGTGGGGGATGTATCATCATTTCACAATACAGAAGGGCAGTTCAAGATCAACGCGACTACTGAAATTCTAGAAATGTAAATATGTTTTACAAGGAAAGGTTCAAGGGGTAACGCCTACCTATCATATGTTGGTTTTTGCCGTGACTTTCTACCTCCGTGTCAAAAGAGTCATTTTTTATTCATGTGAGGGATTGTTGGacaaattttgaataatttttttttgtatttatttataatGTTTGATTTGTAACTTATAGAATTTTAATTTTGTAACTCCTATAATAATGATATGATTTTATTGGATCATTAATTGGGAGATTACAAAGTTAATTAATTTGTAAGTTACTTATTTTTCCCTGTAAAAAGAAAATTTTGTCTCATTGTTTAAGATACTAAAAATCACACAAAGATCATTTTCCTACATTATTCTTAGACCTCTATATTATTGTTTTTGTGATATAGAAACGGTTGTTTGATCGGTTTGTAGAAAGCGAATCTTCAAGTACTTAAGATTACCTTTATTCGTTATATGGGAGACGGAAACTACAATATATTCAAATACACACGGAAGGGGTTTACCTGTTTTAAGGATAGTGTGGTGTTCACATGGTTCGACCTAATCATTTTggtatttttatttttgtattcTTATTTTCAGTATACGAAGTTTTTACTTTTTAGGTAGAGATTGTAGTTCTCGCTTCGTTGGTTTAATAAAAGTTTCGTTTTCCaaaaaaataaaatgtaaattttaTTTCAGGTTACTCCCAATGGGCCCTCTAATAAAAACCCAAACTAGGTTGGGCTATAGTAAAACGTAGGCTTCAAATTACTAACATCTAGAAGAAGTTGGCCCAATAATCACGAAACAAAAATATTCTTCGTTTTCTTGATTTTAATAGTGATTGCCGTTGCATGCAATTTGTTACTACTACTTTATACTGCAAATAGACCTATTAGGCTCTTAAAAACATGTAAAGGTACGTATATGGTGTAAACCCCTCAAATTgcaaattttaaatttaataattttagaTATGGTAATGCTACATATATAGCATATCTCCGGGGCAGTAAAAAAGGATAACAGATATTGTTTGTAAATTAAATTCGGGATCGCCTCGTTTAATTGAATTTGACTCGtttgatttttttaaatgagtgggttttaaatataaaaatgaactCGGATAAATAAATGAGTTGAGCCGAACTTTTTGTCTGTTCGGCTCGGACTCCGCTCGTTTAGTTTGGGCTCGGCTCGGACTCGGCTTTAACCCGGTAACTCGACTCGagtaaaatttatatatatattacaaataataaattattactaatcacttaaatattttattttttttcatcatttattataaataatttaattatttcagaatttttatttatttttctaaatttaacAACTAATTCTTTTTAGGGTAAAAAATcaaaatacccaccatttgggGGCCTGGTGCCAAAATACCATTTGGCGGGAGAGACTGTCATTTTTATCCACTAAATACGCATTAACATCATGCGTATtatgtttttttaaaaatttagaaagaaTACGCACGTCTGACATGCATATTCGCTGCTACAGTAAACAGTGAATACGCATGTCAGACAGACAGACATGCGTATTCTTTGTAAAGTTTTTAAAAAACAGAATACGCATTTGTAAAATACGCATTTTGTCGGTATTTTGGGCAGTTTTCCCGCCGGTGGATATTCTGGGCACTTGAAGCTGGAAAGTGGTGTATTTTGGGTATTACTTCTTCTTTTTAAATAAACTATCAAATTGTTATCATGATACATTGATCTCTGATTCTTCATATTTCATAAATACcatcaaataatttttaatttaattaaaccAAATTTATGTAAAATAACAAAACATAATAAAATTATGACATCATGATTTTTAAAAGTAATGTACGATTTATAAAGTTACAAATATCtcaattattaaaaataaaattggatatatttttaaaagtcgtatcggaaaataaaattaaatataaattaaaagtGTAGAGTATGAGTATTTAATTGTAAGATAAGACTAGTAATTGATCTCGATACAActtgtaaaattataaattataatttaagaTTATTCAATTGAAAAATATATGCAAACTATTAGTGAACAACTCGAGTTCGCTCAACTCGATTGCTCGTGAACaaactcgtgttcggctcggACTCGTCTCCTTTATAAATGAACGGAGTTTAAACATCACTTTCTGCTCGGTTATTAAACTCAGCTCagctaatttttttaaaaaattaagtTCAGCATGACTCGCCTTTGTTTGTTTGCAGCAAGCAGAAATCATAATCATGCTAAGAAGCTGAACAGTGAAGGCAGGGCGTGTGGTAACCAGAAGCATGACATATTGACACGTAAAAAATGGACGCAGATTTTAGAAACCCAGTATTACTGCAATGTAGTATTTCAAAAAACTAAATAAGCATGCACATATGTACCATACATGATCACATGTGACGGTTGAAAAATCTTTGTAGGAGATGAGTCAGCTAGAGCAGAATCAACAACGTACACAACCTGAAAATCACACAAACATcttatatagagagagagagaggataCAAACATCTTATACGTCTGTATAAAAACCCCAAAACAATGGGCGCCCCCAGGGATCCCCCATCTCCAACTGTTCACCTACCAGGCAATGTAATGTAGGTCTGCTTCATTACGATTCATATATTGATTCGACTTGAACGTATAAAGCCTGTTCTTATTATCATCATCCCTCTCCTTTCTATTTTTGTTCTTTGTTTTTTGGTGGACCCACCTAGTCCCCTGCCCTTTGCTCATTAGCAAGTGGTAGGACATTTCCACAACCTTTTCTTTGTTTATTACCCTTCACCCCTTCCACCTTTCTCCTCCTGATTGCTCCCTCTAATTTCTTCCGTCCCGGATTTGTATTTGTATTCATGTAATCTTATCTCTTTAAAGAATAATGGGATCCGtaccaagaaaaaatattattttagcgaaTTTATTACTTTATTAAAGAGTAATAGGGTTCGTAccaaaaaaatatattattttagcGAGCTTATTAATTTATCGGGAGTAAAAATACACAATGTCCTTTATATTGGGACCcgaaaaaaatattattttagcaaggttattactttatcgattattattttattgaaatTTAATTATAGAAAAGAGATTTCAACTCTATTATGAGATAATTCAAGTGATTAAGAGTTTATTCCTCGTTGTTTCAGTTTATGAATTCGATTCCCGCCCACCCTCGAGATTTGTTAGAACAAATATATTGTAACATATATAAGCctaataaaaaaaaataagaatgatgatgaaattttaatattttatttatttgaaaatttAATTACAATAGTCATTAGTTAATTTGAAATTTCATAATTATATATTATGTTGCATATATTGGCTGCAGCATGATAATCGGTATTAATGTAATTTAAAGTACATATATTAATAATTTGATGTTTAGCAAGTAAAAAAGTATGCGACAATTATTTGAACAAAACTGCCTGTATTTTAACATAGGCAAAAGAATGCACTTTGCAACAACATTTAAGTTTCGCATTGCAAATAAATACTTGGGCTTTTAATGCTAGTACTAATGGAGCCAAATTGAGGTAGAAAGTAGTAAATGATTATAGGCAATCACCGTTTGGAAATCGACCAAAAATAGAGCCCTCACGGGAGATGGATCCGGATCATGGATCACAGGTCATGAGTTCATGTGATGAGCTCAGTCTCTACACAAGTGGGGTTCATCTGGCTCGCTAGTGATATACAGCTCGATGAAACCATGATCATGGATGTAACCCATTTGTAATTAAGGTGCGTACCAAACGTTTTGGGCTCTAATTCAACCGATTTTCCTGCCCAAGTTTCCGGTACAGCCTCAAAAGCTTTTACATTCTAAATACAGTTATTTGGAAAATACATCATGGTGTTTTGGTCAAAATATATTTTTTACCTATATTTTATATAACTACATTTTGCATCCCCTTACTATTTTCGGCGGACAAATTACACCATTTTCaataaatttgttaaaattctcAGGGACATTTTagaaaattaaattatttaattataattagatcATTATTTAAgatttttgaccctctaaataATACTTTTCGAAAAAATTTAAGAATGAAAATTGTATTAAACGAAAAAATCTTTTCAAAACAATAACattcaaaattatcaaaaattttacgaagccaaaattaaataaaatctatacttaatgaatttattaaaaataattatataaaaatatttcaGTTTTGAACCTTTTTATTTCTAGAAGATCTTTTTATTCTCTACAATTTCCGTTCTTTAAATTTTTTCAGACTGTATCGTTTAGAGGATTAAAAACCTTAAATAAATAtctgaaaataatttaatattttc
Encoded here:
- the LOC141663726 gene encoding uncharacterized protein LOC141663726: MGILSWWKGSKAPPSSSQSKPDPNTPHKPEVPGMNGAVEVTRPAPVSGITIFEFGSVANSTDKVTLAGYCPVSDDLEPCRWEVLQATDSEAPQFRIVF